ATCCCACGAAAAAAAACTAAGGAGAAATGAATATGAAAGTAAAATTTTTAGCAGCAAGTGGCATTATTGCCGCGCTTTATATTGCTGTTACTTTGCTAGTCGCACCATTCGGTTTTACAGAGGTGCAATTCCGCGTTTCGGAAATTTTTAATCATTTAGTTGCCTTTAACCCTCGATTTGCCGTTGGGATTATTATGGGTGTCTTTATTTCCAATTTATTTTCACCACTCGGTCCTTACGATTTAGTTTTCGGCGTTGGACAGACAATGATTACGCTTGGCCTATTTATTGTTATTTGTAAATTTGTAAAAAATATATGGGCACGGTTAATTATTAACACCTTTTTATTTACTTGCACGATGTTTATCATCGCCTTCGAACTGAACTTAGCACTGGAATTACCATTCTTTTGGACATGGCTAACAGTCGCAGCAGGTGAATTTGTTGTATTAGCAGTCGGTGCGCCGATTATGTATATACTTAATAAGCGCTTAAATTTCAAAAACTTGATTTAACAGACGAGTCTTTTTAGATTCGTCTTTTTTTGTCCTCTCTAAGC
The genomic region above belongs to Lysinibacillus sp. FSL W8-0992 and contains:
- a CDS encoding QueT transporter family protein → MKVKFLAASGIIAALYIAVTLLVAPFGFTEVQFRVSEIFNHLVAFNPRFAVGIIMGVFISNLFSPLGPYDLVFGVGQTMITLGLFIVICKFVKNIWARLIINTFLFTCTMFIIAFELNLALELPFFWTWLTVAAGEFVVLAVGAPIMYILNKRLNFKNLI